The sequence TCTATAGTGGGCTTTTAGTAGCCATGCATACACATGTAAGTCTGACAGTGTGCTTTTAGTAGCCATAGACATGTAAGTCTTACAATGGGCTTTTAGTAGCCATAAACATGTAAGTCTGACAGTGTGCTTTTAGTAGCCATAGACATGTAAGTCTGACAATGGGCTTTTAGTAGCCATAAACATGTAAGTCTGACAGTGTGTTTTTAGTAGCCATAGACATGTAAGTCTGACAGTGTGTTTTTAGAAGCCATAGACATATAAGTCTGACAGTGTGTTTTTAGAAGCCATAGACATGTAAGTCTGACAGTGTGCTTTTAGCAGCCATATGCATTGTAAGTCTAACAGTGTGTTTTTCTATAAAGTAGCCATAGACATATAAGTCTGACAGCGTGTATTTAGTAGCCATAGACATGTTAGTCTGACTGTGCTTTTAGTAGCCATAGACATATAAATCTGACATTGTGCATTTAGTAGCCATATACATATAGGTCTGACAGTGGGCTTTTAGTTGCCATATTCATGTTAGTCTGACAGTGGGCTTTTAGTAGCCATAATATTGTAAGTCTTAAAGTGTGCTTTTAGTAGCAATAGACATGCAAGTCTGACAGTGTGTTTTTAGTAGCCATAGACATGTAAGTCTGACAGTGTGTTTTTAGTAGCCATATACATGAAAGTCTGACAGTGGGCTTTTAGTAGCCATATACATTGTAAGTCTGACAGTGTGCTTTTAGTAGCCATAGACATGTAAGTCTGACAGTGGGCTTTTAGTAGCCATATACATTGTAAGTCTGACAGTGTATTTTTAGTAGCCATAGACATATAAGTCTGACAGTGTGTTTTTAGTAGCCATAGACATGTAAGTCTGACATTGTGCTTTTAGACGCCATATACATGAAAGTCTGACAATGGGCTTTTAGTAGCCATAGACATATAAGTCTGACAATGGGCTTTTTGTAGCCATAGACATGTAAGTCTGACAGTGCTTTTAGTAGCCATAGACATATAAGTCTGACAATGGGCTTTTTGTAGCCATAGAAATGTAAGTCTGACGGTGCTTTTAGTAGCCATATACATGTAAGTCTATAGTGGGCTTTTAGTAGCCATGCATACACATGTTAGTCTGACAGTGTGCTTTTAGTAGCCATAGACATGTAAGTCTTACAATGGGCTTTTAGTAGCCATAAACATGTAAGTCTGACAGTGTGCTTTTAGTAGCCATAGACATGTAAGTCTGACAATGGGCTTTTAGTAGCCATAAACATGTAAGTCTGACAGTGTGTTTTTAGAAGCCATAGACATGTAAGTCTGACAGTGTGTTTTTAGTAGCCATAGACATGTAAGTCTGACAGCATGTTTTTAGTAGCCATAGACATATAAGTCTGACAGTGTGTTTTTAGAAGCCATAGACATGTAAGTCTGACAGTGTGTTTTTAGTAGCCATAGACATGTAAGTCTGACAGTGTGTTTTTAGAAGCCAAAGACATGTAATAGTATGACGTAGTGCTTTTTGTAGCCATATACATTGTAAGTCTGACAGTGTGTTTTTAGAAGCCAAAGACATGTAATAGTATGACGTAGTGCTTTTTGTAGCCATAGACATATAAGTCTGACAGTGTGTTTTTAGTAGCCATAGACATGTACGTCTGACAGTgtgcttttaaatttcaattacaaaatttttgTCTACACTAATGAAATTTAAGCAGCAAGATAAGACTAAAATGCAGAGGATAATTAATATCTCTTAGTGTTACATTCATTTCTTACTTTTGTGCAATTGTTAAATGTTAatagtttttatgccccacatacgatagtagaggggcattatgttttctggtctgttgctctgtttgttcgttcgtctgtgtgtccgttcgcTATGCTTCAGGTttcagtttttggtcaaggtagtttttgatgaagcagaagtccaatcaatttgaaacttagtacacttgttgcttatgatatgatctttttaattgtaaagccaaattagacttttgacccctatttcacagtccactgaacatgctggacatagaaaatgaaagttagaatttcaggttaaagtttttggtcaaggtagtttctgatgaaattgaagtccaatcaacttgaaacttagtacacatgttccctattgtataatctttctaattttaatgccaaattagatttttacccaatttcacagtccatgGAACATAGACAATGATAGTAAGATTGGGGCATCTGTGTAtttaggacacattcttgtttttttttttactttgtttttattttaaaaaagtcttGTGCAAGAGACCTGGTCATCTAGGGTTTCAACCCTATAGTTgatcatttctgtgtcattttggtctcttgtggagagttgtctcattgacaatcataccacatcatcttttttgtaatcacatattatgaaatataaactaAATGAAAAAGTAAATCCATCTTTTCTGTGTCATTGCAGCCCAACAAATGAAGGGGAAACAGCTTTACACTATGCAGTTCAAGTCAATGACTTTAGGATAGTTAAAAGTTTAATAGCAGCTGGAGCAAGCATTCATAAAAAGAACCAAATTGGTGAAACACCTTATCTTCTAGCTGTTCAGGAAGGGAAAATTGACCATGtgaaaactttaattttagCTGGTTGCAAAATGTATTCTTCCTCCTATCTTTCACCACTTAGTCTGGCATGTACAAACTATAATCCCACTATGGTTAAATATCTTCTATCAGAGGGATACAATGCCAGTGAAGATAAATCATTTAGACAACATATATACATCAAAATGGAGGAACGACATCCAGAATTGTTGGACTATGTATATAACAGGTGCAGTAATCCATGCTCCCTAAAGGAACATTGTCGCATTTATATTAGACggttattaaataataatatgaatGAAGTTGTTTCTGGATTAGTGTTACCAAAGACACTCAAAGAATGGATCCTGATAGATGTTATTTATTAATTAgatttctgttttaaatatcTTATAGAGCATTGGGCTTTCACTGAAAATCAATACAACATGTAGGTTCGAAACTTACtctaatattttgttatgtaCATCTTGTATGGTATGGGTGTGTAGTTATCATTTACATAGTGCAGTAATCagttatgttatattttagggaaaaaaaagtattttagtggatactttttttttaaaagtcatcttctaatatattttctaaattttaaatttctgtcaacatgtttacatttttgtatatatgtttctgcTGTAAGCTAATGAGTCATTAAGTGTTACCGCTGTCAATTTTTGATAAGTTTCCTCTCTTTGAATTGGCctaaaccaaatatatttttacttgcAATTGAAAGAACTTTTATCATTgtccaaattcaattaatttggaagaTACATATTACATATGAATGAATTTTATACTAGTGTTTATAAATATGTCACAATAGTTACAGAATATTAATAGTGTTATGAAAAACAGTTACATTCTaggttataaaaaagaagatgtggtatgattgccaatgagacaactatccacaaaagaccaaaatgactcagacattaacaactacagccttcaacaatgagcaaagcccatactgcatagtcagctataaaaagcctggataagacaatgtaaaacaattcaaagagTTACAATATCATTAAACAGTTACAATGTCATGTCATTTTGTGTTTCCATTTTAATagtgacattttatatttatttgtttaaagtgaataaaatcatatataGTTTGGTAAGCTTTAAACTTTGATAAGCTGTAGTACTTTTTTGGATGAGATAAATtgttacattgtcattttattttctgttcaaagttatattttgtataaatatcttCCATTCAAAAAAGGGATACcaactttttcattttgtctCTTTCTTCTGTTCCTTGTTTTATGTGGTCTCTTTGACAAAGGGAGACATTTTTAGGATGTCTTCTTCTTCTAGTTTTTGTTCTCATACAAAACTTAAATCTTCTTACTTTAATATGAAACAACTTGAAGTCTTAgtcctttcaattttttttactttaatataGTTGCAAGTGAATATGATCATGTAGTTATGTTTGCTTTAAATTATATATGGTATCAGGCTCTTaatttaaacaggaaatttttgataatttagtcatgtaaatgtttaattttatcatgAATATAATCATGTAGTTTGGCTTCTCACAAGTCAAGAcatccttttaaaaaaattaaaagaaacgaTTTCGTGATATGTATGTTAAGtaattaatgaaataattctaaatattattgtttgtatgccctGTCTGTGTGTCAACCAGTAGAATGTCACATGCTGACTAGCAGTATCAAACGAAGAAGAAAAATTTGAGTTAggtttaaaaaagtataaaattttcttgtttgagAATTGTTAGCATTAGTAAATGTATTACACTGAATATACCAACATATTATCTATTTCAAAAAAGTAGAAGCAGGCCCTGTATgttctgtatattttatatagaaataaaatcaaatgttagTTGGACATATTGCCAGCTTCTCTGTCAACTTTTGGGTTTTAACATgactttttctttgaaatgtaatGTGAATGTAATGTGACCCACAGGAAATGCGGCATTTTTAGAAAAGGATACTTTTGCTTTTGATTCTGGCCTAATCtacttatataattttcaaactcACATATACCCTATTTATATGAAGATTGTTTTTCCAGGGATATGGGACTTTTTTATAAtagaattttgttattttgtcctATATCTATAGACTTATAAGTTAAGCTGCAGTAgtagatattttgaaataatttattcttgcttgatttttttttaaagacacgCCTCTTAAACTctttataactctgaaaccatttagagcaaatctgactgggttaaattgtttatcttgtcaagatctatctgccatgaaattttcaaacgAATTGGACAAACGGTTgttggttgctgccccttaattgtcaattttaagaaattttgcagtttttttgttattatcttgaatattattatagatagagatcaactgtaaacagcaataatgttcagtaaagtaagatctacaaataagtcaacacgacaAAAAATGTCAGTTGAccctttaaggagttattgccctttagagtcaatttttaacagttttcataaatttttgttatcatttacAACTGTCGTTTGAAACTAGTAAGagaaaggagtaggggcataCGGCCCTAATTTGGCCGgaaaattactgcaaatttaaaagtaattgtACATATTCTTAAATAACTGAAAACTTGACTAAAGCATAAGgtattaagaaaaacaaaacaaatttgacattgaacaagttaccatggcaacaaatcatgactttgcatattatgttaaatttcgtgattttccttgatttttcatcaaattttaaatatatttcagattgaaaaagtatgtgcgcacccaagaaacaactttatatttaggGAGATTAtgccaatagttataataaagcttctgttaaattatattGTTGTTTCTTGGCTGCGCAGGATGTTTACACAACGGAAATAACgatagaaaactgcataaattctgaatttttcatcgtttttgtaaaaacagtacatattatgacgtaattgtgacgtcattaaataaaaatctttatgtttttatgccccacctacgatagtagaggggaattatgttttctggtctgtgcctccgttcgttcgttcgtttgtccgtctgtgcatccgttcgtccgttcacttcaggttaaagtttttggtcaaggtagtttttgatgaagttgtagtccaatcaacttgaaactaagtacacatgttccccatgatatgatctttctaattttaatgcaaaattatagttttgacccaatttcatggtccactgaacatagaaaataatagtgcgaaattcaggttaaagtttttggtcaaggtagtttttgatgaagttaaagttacatcaacttgaaactaagtacacatgttccctatgatatgatatttctaattttaattccaaatgaaagttttgaccccaatttcacggtccactaaacatagaaaatgatagtgcgagtggggcatccgtgtactatggacacattcttgttcatttatatttcttgacccgatgtatttctaaatattatgtgccaatttgaaatggttgtcaaaaattttattttcttgggccaaaactaggccttaatgcccctactcctttaaccaaacttggccacaatcatcattagggtatctagtttaaaaaatatgtctgttgacctggccaaccaaccaagatggctgccatggctaaaaatagaacatagggggtaaaATATAGgttttggcttattactctgAAACCAAAGTAATTAGAGCAAATCAGACATGGGTTAAATTGTGTATCTagtcaacatctatctgccctggaacgttcagatgaattggacaactggttgttgggtttcTGCCCCCAATTGGtgatttttaaggaaatttttccattttttgttattatcttgaatactgttatagatagagataagttgtaaacagcaataatgttcagcaaaataagatctacaaataaattaaatgatttaaatggtcagttgaccccttaaggagtaattgccctttatagtaaatttttaacaattttcattaatttggaaagattttgtaagtttttacaaaatatatcctCTTTAAAAAATGGCCAAGTTTATTacagatagaaaaaaatgtaagtaataagaattttcatttaagtaaaatctacaaacacatcaatatcaccaaaacacaattttgacatgaatccatctgtgtcctttgtttaatatgcacatagaccaaggtgagtgacacaggctcttgagagcctctagttaagatatttttgtccTAAGTTACAGGTTACAGTAGTTTAATCATTAGAAACTGATATTAAAAAccattaaatacatttttaaaagtccTGACTTTGAATTGAACCTTCATAGTTCTAGGATTAGTTTGTCAAAATACAGTTAtttatgttgtcattttcaCTAGTGacattaattattttaacaattgtATAGTTTGTAAGCGCTTCTTCTCTCAATGTGTTATTACTTGTGAGATTTTAAATGGCCAACTGTTTAGACAAGTGTATTATAAATggataattgtattatatgctAATAAAAGTAACATGTGCTTTTTGTCATCATTggtcattttaaatatttcattgattCTTACACTTTTTTACCATCTTTATTTCTTTAGTgtcattaattattatttattatagattttgttgaagttatttgttgattttgttgttgattgtttttgttttcatggaTTTATATTGCCTTTAAGTGGTAAGATAGAGAAGAAAATATTGTGAATAAAGCTACTGAAAATGGATAAATGTGTCATTTAATATAAAGATGTATATAGAGACAATTACGTCTTGATTCTTCAACAAATGTTTACCCTCTTGTTGTGATACGAAACTCCtatttagctcacctggcccaaagtgACAAGcaagcttttctcatcacttgttGTATGATGTCCATCTTcgtttacattttgaacttcttctgaAGAACCACTTAATGGtatgaaaacaaacatggcTTGAATATCCCTTATGGGGTGCTGACTAAGTGTTGCTTTCGAAGCTCATCCATCATGCAAGATGGGCCCCAGCAGGGGACTCAGTTTCAAATAGGACTCTATGgacaatacatacaaatgtcttcttcaatagaaccactgaatgaaatgaaaccaaacatggcttGAATGTTTCCTATGAGGAGCTGACcaaatgtgtttactttaaaGCTGTGCCATCATCCAAGATTGCTGTCAGAGGACACCAACTTAGTTTTACATAGGTACCCTTGGGTATAATACAagcaaatgtcttcttttaataaaaccacaaaatagaataaaataaaacatagcatgaatgtttctaatgaggtgctgaccaagttttGTAGCTTTGTAGGCGATCCATCATTCGAGATAGCCTTTCGCAGGGACTTCGTTTAACATAGAACCTTATAATGGcaatacatacaatttttttcctGTAGAGAacaactgaatggaatgaaaccaaacatggcatgaatgttccttgtGAGGTGCTGAATAAGTGCTGTTGTTTTGAAGCCGATCTATCATCCAAGTTGGGCACCACAGAGGGACTTAGGAAAATACATGCAGATGTCCCCTTTTATAGAACCATTAAATGGAACGAAAtaaaacatggcatgaatgtttcttaCATGATGCTGACCATGTGTTGTAATTTTGTAGGTGATcaatcatccaagatggccgccaggacttaatttaacataggaccctaagggaaatacatataaatgttttcttttgtagaaccactgaatgaaatgaaaccaaacattgcATGAATATTCCATTTGAGGTGATGACCAAGTGTATTTACTTTGTAGCAAACCCATCAAACAAGATGGCTGCCAACAGGGGACTTGGAACAAAGGACCCTTTgggaaatacaaatgtatattcaataaaattgagaatggaaatagggtaTGTGTCAATGAagcaacaacccgaccaaagagcagacaacagctctTCAATAGAGAGAGAAACTCCAGCACTCGAAGGTGTGCTTCAGCTAGCCCCTACACAAGAATGTGCACTAGTTCATTGATGAAGGACATCATACTAAGCTGTCTTCTAGAAAAACGCTTGATGGATTGAAACCAAACAAGGTATGATTGTTTAAATTCTTttgtggtgctgaccaagtgttgttactttttatttgatttgtttcataAAGTTATTTTCTACAATTTCAATTAATGTATTGGTACTTTCTGTAAACTTTACAAAAGTAATGCTTTTGATTGAATTACAGtgtaaatattaaatcaaacttTGCCTCAATCATTATAAGGGTATCTGTTATGATTTTAATCTATTTTTACATGATTTCCAAAACTAATGTAGAATCAGAGCGACACTGGCTCTTCGGGGCCtctaatttgatataaaaatgttgtGGGTTTGCTAGGTCACAGCACACACCATGTTTTGGTTTTATATATTGTAAGCTTACCAGAATATGCATAGATCGATTTACTCAAAACTTTACTAATTGGAATTAGTGAAAGTAGACTTCTGAATTTCTTATTTACTTTAGATTTCAGATTTAAATTTAAGCccattttttagctcacctggcccgaaggaccaagtgagcttttctcatcactttgcgtccgtcgtagtcgtctgttaacttttacaatgtGACCGGTGACCcagccatcaaaccaagatggtcaccatggctaaaaatagaacataggggtaaaatgcagtttttggcttataactcaaaaaccaaagcatttagagcaaatctgacatgggggttaaCTTGTTTATCAGgggaagatctatctgctctgaaattttcagatcatccgaatcggacaacccgttgttgggttactgcccctgaattggtaatgttaaggaaattttgctgttttgacTGCCATGTTGTTTGACCTGGCAAACACTTATTGAAGTATACCACACAAGCTAGTAGATTTAACCTTGAAGATATGCCACATACCTGCTATGGTTAGAGAAAATGCGTCAGTACTATTTCAACAACTTTATAATGAGGTTTACAGTTGCAGACTACACAACAGCGTGGCAAAGACTAGAAATGGAAATCGTTACTGGATGTACCATATCAGTAGTTCTATTTTAAACAGCAATGAATCTCGTAGTAAAATTAGCAGAGAAGAGGACCAGAGGACCTGTAATGTCATCTGGGGTAAGTCAGCCACCAACAAGAGCATTCAGGGACGACATGACAATGTCCTGGAAGGCAAGTGGATGTTGCATGTACTTGTCTGGTATAGGTGACCTTATAGACTGGGCACGGATAAAGTTCAAGCCTTCAAAATCCAGGAGTCTTATATTAAGTACAAGGTGTGGTGCTATCAGCATTGAACATTACCAAGGATAACATGGCCTCTGTTGATGTACGAAGTACCTCTTACCAAAGTTGAACGTTTAGAGATAACGTTCAACAGACACTTACGCAAATGACTTGGGGTTTCAAAGAGTATTATCAGGATTGGTTTTGAACAGCACCAGTTCAAAACTTCGACTACTACTGTGTTCTATTACAGAGGAGTTTAAAGTCACCAAACCCAGACAAGTCATGATGTTAAGGTAGATATGGTGTCTTCCTccattttggattttgaaaTACCCGAAAACAAGGTCtagatttttgtcgagcctgcaactttagttgcagaaagctcgacatagggatagtgatccggcggcggtgttagttcacttcttaaaagctttgtATTTTAGTAGGttgaagacctggatgcttcatactttgtaaaaaagatgcctcatgttacgaagtttccgtcagtcacatggtCAATGTCCttcacctcattttcatggttcagtgactacttgaaaaaaaaagttaaagattttttgtaatgtttaattctctcttattaGTAGTAAtaggataaatatattttgtatgtgcatacattgcaaggtcctcatgcccgtcagacagtttttacttgacctcgacctcatttcatggatcagtggacaaggttaagttttggtggtcaagtccataactcagatactataagcaatatgtcttgtatatttggtgtatggaaggactgtaagatgtacatgtccaaatggcaggtgtcatctgaccgtGACCTAATTTTCagggttcagtggttatagttcagtttttgtgttttagtctgtttttcttatactgtatgcaataggtctactatatttggtgtatgaaatgaatgtaaggtgtacatgtacatgtctagctggcaggtgtcatctgaccttgacctcattttcatggtgcaatagtcaaagttaagtttttgagttttggtctttttttctaattctatatgcaataggtcaactatatttggtgtatggaaatattttatgatcttatTGTCAGTTGCGCACGTTTTATTTGAACATGACCTccttttcacggttcattgctcatgttgctcagtgttaagtttttgtgtttttggtctgtttttcttaatatataagcaataggtcaactatatttgttgtatggaagaattgttagctgtaaatgtctgcctggcattgtccatctgaccttgaccttattttcatatggttcattggtcaatgtttaattttcttggataatgttaagtttatgtgtttttattttatcttgatTGAGATGtcaagtttatgtgacagttgtaatagaGCTGTAtattatgtgacagttgtaataaagcttttaTTTTGAAGACTATCcacaaaatatcaatgattagtaaagaaggcgagacatttcagcgtgtgcactcttgttgataaattgtgcaaattttgaaattattaggTAATTCCTAAGTAAgatttttcattataatatagaatatgccatgttttatcatatttatggttGTATTTTACGATTCATTTGTTTACAACTTTGCCAAATAAGGGGAGACAACTCAAATGCAAGGGCAGATCATTCAGATAGTGTTACTGTTACTAGTTATCAAAAgcaccaggattacaattttatacgccagacgcgcgtttcgtctatataagactcatcagtgacgctcagatcaaaatagttacaaagccaaacaaatacaaagttgaagagcatagaggacccaaaattccaaaaagcaATAGACTGTGTTAGGAATTTACACCTTTTATTACAAGATTgatcgtttatataaatatacagcgttaatttccattgtttaacgagagcgtacatttcaaatgaataaaatgaatgaaaactaCGGTTTCTTGTTTGTGCATTGTGATAAAAAGTTCGTATGTATAATTACTTTCATTTGTTTCTTACTCTGTCTTGTATTGTTCTCTTCGTACTTttgcaaatattcaatttcatgactGCATCAAGTGTTTCTATCAGTTTACCATAGTGATATCACATGGTAAGGTTAGAAATTAATGGTAAACCCTAGTTTTAAGATCCGATTTTCGATTAACAGTGGTAAGGTAATCGTTGCAAAAAATCCTGCTCAAACTTTTGTGAAAGACGTTTTAACTTTGAATTGTTGCGAGAGTTTATGTTCTATGTTGAAGGCACTTGCATATAGTGACCTGAAATACAAGTACTGTTCTATTGAGTTTAGATACATGACTTCTGTTTCTGTCCCTGACCTATGTTTGCTGTATTCGGCATGTGTAGTGCATCATGCTATGAGACATTGAT is a genomic window of Mytilus trossulus isolate FHL-02 chromosome 1, PNRI_Mtr1.1.1.hap1, whole genome shotgun sequence containing:
- the LOC134714603 gene encoding ankyrin repeat domain-containing protein 6-like, with product MAVNKMFISALKRNDIDRAISLMICPGYDVNSIAYKDCTPLILSTKLGLVKVVQQLLSLGADTNWQDKNGRSALTHACISGNTEIIRELFKAGCNLNRPTVFGDRPIHEAVVYGRLEAVEVLLKAGVDINSKNSITKQTALQLAVLSEQKEVVDLLIRKNVAIDIPTNEGETALHYAVQVNDFRIVKSLIAAGASIHKKNQIGETPYLLAVQEGKIDHVKTLILAGCKMYSSSYLSPLSLACTNYNPTMVKYLLSEGYNASEDKSFRQHIYIKMEERHPELLDYVYNRCSNPCSLKEHCRIYIRRLLNNNMNEVVSGLVLPKTLKEWILIDVIY